The sequence AAAAGAATTTCAGAATTTAGTGAAATGATTTGTTTCCTTTTACTAGTAGATATTGAAATTGTCAAGACTCaggtatatgtctatatatacatatatatatatatatatatatatatatatatatatatatatatatatatatatatatatatatattatatatatatatatatatatatatatatatatatatatatatatgtgagagagagagagagatggggttagGAATGGTGTAGAATTACTATCATTGAAGGAAATTCTATCATTCTATTCATTTGTTTACCCTTATCTTTAGTCCCGCGGCAAGATAACTAAACGGACAGATTAGGTACACAAGCATTTAATAGAACTCCAGTACAgtagaaatgcttctctctgttCTTCCACGCCATTGCacggaatgaaaaattaaaatcatcatcTGATTTATGTTCACAAATATGCGAACGTTGCAAATAGCCAGCCGCACTTATAATACTCCATATTTATGAGAATGCAACGGACAAGAAATTTATTCCGGCGCTTTCCCGGAAGCCCTCTATCATGGCTGATATCTGATACCGATGCATATATTCATGCATTATAACGTAAAACTGCGGACGTTCAATATCTCGGAGAGAACCATGATGTATACCCCGTCTGCTCGAGAGTAGggtacacatttatatttgtcgTCTCGATACAATATTTCGCTCTATGTGTATTTAATAACAAATGTTTTCTCTCAGTTTTTCCTCTGTTTACCTCGGTCATTTTTATAAATCGCGTGAACACTTTGAAAAGGtctcatatgtatttatatctcaTTTACCAGATATGTTAATGGATTACACACAAACTCCTTTGCATATATAaggaacatttcctttcaaaatgcTGATCAGTGCAAAAATGTTTGCCGTAGAGATATTTTTGTGATTCCATGTGTTATAAACTAGGGCATACCCTTGATTAGATTTTCACGGAGTCCATATTCCTGATTTAGTTTTAATTCCCTTCAGGGGTGAACTTCGCGAATCATACTTATCCATATAATTCGAATCCTGGTTACTGAAGAGTTTCATATAGTGGTCTCCCAGCAAGAATTCCTGCCTTAGTTTGAATAGTAACCCAAAGCCTTTCCTGTTTCCACGAATTCTGCTTCTTTCTTTGACTCTTCTCtcgtttttcatcatttattatattattaaaatgtatCTATAAGATTCAATCAGTAGCGTCCACTTTCGTTGCTTCGTTATAATGGTTTCTTTTCACCTTTATAACTTGATTACTGCTCACCTTTCTTCTTGATTCCTTCTCCTGCAAAGCTTTCACATGCTTTCTTCATTTCTCTCCAATTTTCCTGTCCTGTTTTCGTTTGCCAAAGACACACCATTCCGAACTCTATTCACGAAGTATGCTCTTACGTTAAGTAGGGAATTAACACACTATGGTCGTAACCCAATTTGAAAATTGATTTTCAATCGGTTTCCTCCAGGAATTCCCTTAAATTGTTGTTAATATTTTATCTAGAAAACCAATTACCCTCAAAACTCTCCATTTACCGCTCAATTGATTTTTTCCAAAGATGTTTCTTGACTCGGTTATGCCAAACACAGGACTTGCgcatgaatattttatattaaacacATTTTCCTTGTCGAGACACACCATGTTCTTAAGATAAGGATATCTATCTTTATTCAACTGATTACATCTATTGCTTCGTAAATGAAGATCTTGAATATTTTGAAGATCCGCTCCTGTCCCTGGTATATTCTAAGTATTGTTATGCCACTTTTGATCTTGTCATCTTCATCTCCTTCACCCTAATACAGATGAACGATTATTCCTGTTATTTATTCCTTCAGCAGCCTTTCTCTGTCAAGAAATGCATAACACGGTCTCACTCAGCCTGTTGTGGCTGGAGTCAGCACAGCAGCACCAAATAAGAGGAAAAtacgggaataataataataataataataataataataataataataataataataaaacccagGCCTGACATAATAAACTGTCCTTAGAGAACGGAAGCCGGGGACATTGCAAGGATACTCTTGATTTATGCTAAATGCTTCtccttgtaagtttttttttttttttgctcttgatCCACAAGGGCCATACTGGGGATTTACTTTGATCTCAAGCTAGGACCTTGATACCGTAAATGTCATAACCAGAAGAATATTGTTTATGGAACGAGAGTACTGGATAAGAAAATCCATTTAGATAAGAACTTATAATTGCAGCTTTGTATGgagaaaagatatatttttttttaccggaaACTAAGTTAGCAAGAAAACTGCATTacgtaaaataaagttttttttttttcatatgatatTTGAAACTGCCCTCTTTTTGTACAATTCTTATATTTTAACACACTGCATATATTTCTgcatacaaaaaataatgaaagtattaCCACTGTTTGATTTTtgccctcttttatttttcatttcgccGTTAAAATttagtttacagttttttttcataacaatCGCGTAATGTTGGGAATTTTCTGTGCACTATTTGTATTTTACTAGTCATTAGCCTCCCCTCTGCTTATTTGATTCAAAATTTTCATCTGACGAAGTAAAATCATCCTTACAGCGAACACCCATTAAAAGGTATCTACTTTTTATTGCTGCACTAATAATACCGATGTTATTGCGAGTTCTATGAGCTACTGACATGTGGGTCATTTACTGATCTTTACCTTCCTAATCCCCCAATCCATGACGACATCATTAATTTTTAGAATTTCACAGGATAACCCCATTGTGAAAATCACCGCCTCTTAATTTGATTTGGTCCACACGGCACCTGTCTGATGAAGGACCGAGTGGTGGTTTTTGGAAGTTTTGCTTCAATGATTTTACTGATTGCTGTGGATTACACAGCATACCATTTGTGTAGGAAATCACACCTGTAAAACACTTTGGTCATCAAAATCGCGAACAAATTCTTCATTAGGGACCTCACCAagtgatttttccatttttccaagacCATTAGAAGCTCCGTCTGTGATAGAGCTTATATAAGGAACAGCTTGGATCTGATGCGTATGAAGTTGCGCGCAAAAACTGTTCAGAACTTTATTCCAAATCAAATTACTAACTTGTGTGAGGCCTCCGAATTTTAGGAGCACTTCCTTGCACACAAGGAAGACGCTTCTGCATCCTGGTGAACGAGTTAATGAATTAATGATTGCTAAAAAAATGACCCTCTGTTCATCTGCTTGAAGTGTACGCAGCAGCCCGACCTCGTATAATGCATGTCATGGGTCAGGTGTAAACAgtaaatgtttttattgtcaagGAAGCATAGGAGCTATGCGTAACGAGCGCTCTGCATTTTGTTAAATCTCTCTATAAGCATAACACTGATTTTTCACACAAACTCCCATTCAAAATGTCTGACAGTGATGTGGACACAAATTGAAGatgaaaaatttcaaatacatatgATGAAATTACACTCTTTCAGTCATTATAAGGCTTCAGAGAATTATGTCTCGAGGGGGGGGGGTTTTAGAGGGAAGTACCAGAAAACATTGTCGTAAATCATCTTTGAAAGAAATAGGTCTTTTATCAGAATATTGGAGCAGGATGTCAttcaaaatttacatatttttagatCGTCCATATATAAGGGATTCGCACGCATTATTTAAACGTATGAAGTAGTTTCAGAAGCGAATTTTGACGCGTTAAGTTAAAAATACCTAATGAAATGAGAAACTAAATTAACTTGACAAATCTAGTAGCAATTGAGATATtaccaaataaaatatatgtaacaaAAAGTATTGAATAATCGCCACAGATGGATTTTAGTTTTGATaagtaatattataattttatccacTTCTTTTCAGCAAGCTGTGCAATGTCCGTACTGGACGTAACTACGGATGTAAAGACGTAATACTAAAAAACCCCTCCTTCATTTCTAACCACAGACTCAAATGAAATCTGAAGTCAGCATGAGTGACCACTGGATTTGACCAAAATACCTCCACGACAAGAATAAATTAccatatattctattttttaacTGTGAAATACTGTTCCTACCTTCTTCACAAATATTGCATCCTTCTAATATTCAATAATGAAAATCAAGATTAGGAAAATGCATTACGAATCCATATGCAGCGGTCATATATAAACTGCACCCATGGGTAGGGGGAGCTCATTAGTCTTGAATGACAGTCCTCCTGAGAGAAGGAAACTCTGAGGTAAAACCAAATCCTTCAACGGTAAGGCAGGCGGAAGAGAGGGACATTGATTTGAAATCCAACGGCTGCAATAGCGGAAGAAAGGTTGCAACTGTAAGGGGGGTGCAGTCGTCGCAATCATTTGTGCCACTGGAAATAACCATTGCAGTGAAGCTCGTGGGTCTCCTGTATGTGCAGCAGTTTATCCACGTTAAACAATCTCACGCACAGGCGTCTCTGGGAAGTACGACTAGTGGGGCATTTCAAGCTGCCGGCGACCAGAGAGATGGTGGGGGAAGGACTGTGTTATCTGGAAGCTCTTAGTCTCAACTAGCACGTCAGCGGTGGATGCTTAGTTCAGTCGCTCAACTTTTGGATGAAGCAGGAGAGTTGTTCGGCAGTGGCATCCATGTCTGAGCAGCCGTTTTAGGATCCACTCTGCTCACCCTGAATGGGGAAGGGGCTAGAAAAGGTGCCCTAAACATAGTCTGCTTCAAACCTGCCTGCCTGGAAAACCGCATCCAGGGGGCCACACCACTTTGCGGTCGAAGAACTATACAACTTAAATTTGGAACATGAATGAACGAACACTactagaggaaaatgaaaacagacccGAACGCAGAACTGCCTTTGTTGCTAGGGAGCTCCATAGACTTAATTTAGATATAGTGGCACTTTCTGAGACTCGTATCGCCGGTGAGGGACAACTGTGTGAAGAAGGTGGTGGCTACACATTCTTCTGGAAGGGACAGGAACCTAAAACACCAAGAAAGCATGGTGTAGGTTTTGCTGTAAAAAATTGCATGCTTTTCAGTTTAACAGAGTACCCAAGTGGCCTAAATGAACGCCTAATGACACTCAGACTAAATCTTGAGGGAAATAAACATGCCACAGTGATCAGTGCTTATGCTCCAACCCTTCTTGCAGAGGatcaaacaaaagaattattttatgccGCTTTAGACACAGCTCTCACAGCTATCCCAAATGAAGACAAAGTAATCCTTTTAGGTGACTTTAATGCCAGAGTAGGACGAGACAGTGACATCTGGAGAGGTACCATTGGAAAAGAGGGTGTTGGCAAAATTAATGCAAATGGAACACTCCTACTCTCGAAGTGTGTAGAACATGATCTGGTAGTAACTAATACTCTTTTTAGGcagaaaataaacttaaaaccacCTGGCAAACATCCAAGATCTAAACATTGGCATCTCTTAGATTACATTATAGTAAGATCTCGTGATCAAAAGGATGTATTGCTTACAAGATCAGTGACAGGATCCGAAGACTGCTGGACTGACCACCGCCTGGTATACTCTTGTATTAGGATGAAGATATTGACTAAAAAGAGAAACGCGCATGCACTAAAGCGACTGAAGTTCAACGTTGATTCACTTAAGAACGACTCGAATAAGCTTGAACTTCAGCGGTGTCTCGCTAATAAACTAGAACAGGAATATCCACCCAATAGTTGTTGATCACTGGAGTAGATTAAGGATTCCATAATCAGCGCATGTAAAGAATCAGTTGTTCTGAAGAAATACGAACATCAAGATTTGTTTGATCAGAATGATGCAACTATTCAAGATCTTATTCAAAAGGCCAGAAATATCTGTTTGAACATCTGAATGAAGCAAAGtctgaaacaaagaagaaaatacactGCACAGCAAAAGCTCAGATACAAAATGccacaagggaaatgaaaaataagtggttgacagacaaagcaaatgagctccaatccttctttgacagaaatgacatgAGAAGCCTTTTCAGTGGAATGAAAACTATATTTGGGCCAAGTTCCCAAGGGCTAGCACCCTTACGTAGTCAAGACGGCACTGgactccttaaaaacaataatgaaatcctGTCTCATTGGAAAGAACATTTTGAAGAACTACTTAATAGAGACCCTGTGATAGACGAGGATGTACTACAACAACTCCCTCATCTCCCACTGGATATGACACTTGCAGTGGTACCAACTCTAGAGGAAGTGGAGTTGGCTATCTTCTCTATGAAGAACAACAAAGCTGCGGGACCCGACAACATTCCTgccgaaatatataaatatggaggacCAACCTTACATCGTCACTTCACCAACTAATTGAAAAAATCTGGATGCATGAGAAAATTCCAAATGACCTTATAGATGGAATTATCAAcacaatgtataagaaaaaagaggaccgatcagtttgtggaaattacagaggaattACCCTCCTGTCAGTAGCTGGAAAGGTCTTTGCAAGAATTCTTACAACAACACTAACACCTCTAGCTGAGAAGATCCTACCCGTCTCAATGTGGTTTCAGACCTGCTCGTGGTACAACTGACATGGTTTTCTCGGCGAGACAGTTGCAAGAAAAATGTCGAGAacaacaaaaacccctttacatGGGATTCGTTGACCTGACTAAAGCTTTTGACAGTGTCAAGCGTGAGCTGCTCTGGGATATACTATCTAGATATGGATGCCCacccaaaattcataaagatcctaAGGCTACTACATGATGATGTATCGGTGACTGTAAATGGCTAATGGTAGCCTTAATGAACCTTTCAAAGTTAAGTCAGGCAGCGTAAAACAGGGTTGTGTCGCTGCTCCTACcttgttttttcatatttataactgttgttttgcACCTCATTCAAGATGAATTGCCTGCAGGTATCTCCATCAATTACAGAACAGACGGAGGAATATTCAATCTGCAGCCGGCTTTAAAAAGGCAAGAACTAATGTCAGTGTTACTGCTATTGTTGAGCTTCAGTATGCAGATGACAACGCTATCTGTGCTCAAACCGAAAATGATCTGCAAATTATACtgaatgcatttgcaaatgcttACTCTCCTCTTGGACTTTCCATCAACATCAGAAAAACCCAAGTATTATATCAGCCACCCCATACTTGAAGCCATAAGAGTTGCacctactatagaaattaatggagaagctctagaaactgtagaccgcttcccatacctgggcagtcatctatcttcaaatgccaatatagatGATGAAGTTCAATATCGTCTAAGATGGTGCTAACTCAGCTTTTGCGGGAAAAAACTAtgcaagaaaatttttgatgatcCATGACTTGTGCGTgttaaaaccaaaaccaaaataaaagacATATCAGGCAATAGTCCTACTTACCCTTCTTTATTTTGGTTCCGAAACCTAGACAACTTTCCGACGCCAGGTTAAagcccttgagaaattccatcagcggtccttgcgaaacattccatatataagtttgaaaggagaggtgataaaggttacccatggccataccaaatatttgttggtaatattaccaacaaatatttggtatggccatgggtaaccctttatgacctctcctttcaaacttatatatggaattttttgagagacaacacctcccgaatatcacacttatccccttaaaatggtaccgattatgtcgatgatatcttattagtcttacctggtggtatcgatgtaaatgatttactgtctaaattgaataatttagtgccatccataaaattcactgttgaaattgaaaataacaatgtcatccctttcctagatgtattaatacatagagaatctttccaatgcaaattcagtatttatagaaaacccacaaataatttaacatatgtacatttttactctggccaccatcttaatattaaaattttcaatttttcttctatgttcctacgcgctttgcgtatcaagAGTCCACAATACCTAGACcaggaaatagaatacataaaaaagataggaaacgatctctgctgctacccacctcatttaactgatttatgttatcaaaaagctcataaaaagttttataatgtttgctattaatgaaaaagaaatccctaaaatgtacttagcttaccttattttgtggatttgaaaccataaaatcaatatttaaatcgtttaatgttaatgtagtgttctcttataacaataccattaaagatatactaattaggaatagtcccgtaacaaataacaacatcatttacaaaattccttgtaaggattgcccatcgtttcaTGTTGGTCAGttcagtaaaaatttatgtgttcgattaagcaacatatgtattcagttagaaaagcccagacttcaaatgcactgtttatccatctgagtgaaaaaatctcattgtattaattgggggtgacacctcggtaattgctagatctaatgattatgtttcaagaaatttactgaatcGGGAATTataacaaatcactaataaaaacaacctaaatcttagcctgggaatgtaccatttggaccccatatatttgtaagatgtttatgaaggacctcaaaataaatgaacaaataataaattagtcccacatgtatatagttattaattctctctctctctctctctctctctctctctctctggttcgatattctctctccctctttctcttgctcgaataaaattatattatatatatatatatatatatatattttttatatatatatatatatatatatatatatatatatttatactttctttcgtcttttcattaataataattttttgtgggtgaaaatttgtgtaaaaattcatgatattaaattgtatatgctcccgtgttgttttcaaaatgtactggtttttctggaagaatcaacttgtttactgcgggtttccttcaaggtgtggctagcctatgactcctcctctctgtagagtgaaaatcacccttatggctaatctggtagtgtcagttttgtatattaagccttcttttgactatggtgttctttgtacaaaatcagtttgcctcagtaaagggtccgaataggaccgaaagtactcggctaactcgttttttcatttttttccttcgtggcaaaataccttgacatatatatatatatatatatatatatatatatatatatatatatatatatatatatatatatatatatatatatatatatgtatgtatgtatacatacatacatacatacatacatacatacatacatatatataagtatatgcatatataacgtgtatatatagtttatgtaggTACAAGAAAATGTCTTTCACTGATGAGCGTGAATTGCTTCAATATATTTCCCGGTGGGAAAAACGACAAAACAACCAACCTTCCATCCCAAGAATTTATGAAACTAAACAACAGTTAGTCAAAAACAACCTTTCCTAATAACAGGTATGATATGTGGCCAATTTTTCTGTCGCGTTATTACTCGGAAATAAACAAATCGCTGATGCAACACTTTTCGTTACAAGAAAAAagcaatggctctctctctctctctctctctcggtcatctctctctctctctctctctctctttctttcttcaaatatatatatatatatatatatatatatatatatatatatatatatatataatatatatatatatatatattatatatatatatataatatatatatatatatatatctatatttagaaatatatatacacacatatatataattatatatatatatatatatatatatatatatatatatatatatatatatatatatatatatatatatatattatatatatatatatatacatatatatatatatatatatatatatatatatatatatatatatatatatatatatatacatacatacatacatatatatatatatatatatatatatatatatatatatatatatactatatatatatatatactatcatatatatatatatatatatatatatatatatatatatatatatatatatatatatatatatatatatatatatatatatatatatatatatatgtatgtatatatatatatatatatatatatatatatatatatatatatatatatatatatatatatatatatatctatattagacatatatatacatatatatatatatatatatatatatatatatatatatatatatatatatatatatatatatatatatatatatatatatatatatatatatatatatattacttctaggcacaatttttcacggatacaacattcattgaatagaatggctttctcactgttaaacagcttttttgaaattgcttcatattttctaattattttctttacttcattgttcaggttactaatggacacataatggggttcttccatttactccagtatttttacacgcgacagctgtttcgtcaacctatacgtattgacgttttcaagcgtactgatacaaatatgaggcctacatgcgttttgtgacgtcatgaggacggaaaggtagtacaattgccagatacctagttttaagtatttacaaaagactatagtgggacataaaatagacataaataaatatgttaacaacagaaattatataaaaaagttgaaagtaagtaagttattatatacaccattatacataaaatatattaattacattatatgtttaattcactgaaagtcagtgtgcgctcctgtccgcgtgtggggttttgtccacgcggttgaaggtctgcctcctacacgagggcaaggaacggtctgcctcacgttggatgttaaggctgggacgttgcattgcgatgctgactgcttctgatatcaataaacgattgtagttgcctccttgtgtattattttggtgtttgtgagaagttcttgtaatgatggttttttattgtgggtatccacaaagtgctgatgaatggctccttggtttctgtgggcctgcatgcgacgtttgagtgtggttggttgtgtgtccgatatagcatttttggggggactgacattgctcgtcagcacagacaaatttgtatactatatcagatttaacctctttctaagtcgatggggccgtactatttttcattaccaaagaggccgtaaggtttggtttgcagtaaatccttgttgttattttgttatatggcgctaggggggtggttcctcttcgcagtataccaaggatggcgtAAGGTTTTGGTTTGGGCAGTAAATTCCTTGGTtggtttattttgttatatggcgctagggtgGGGGTGGTTCCTCTTTTCGAGTATAACAAGGATTGGTTTccttcatcttcgtggtgtttgttgtatggtatctgatggtatatcactatttctttgtctttgtcttgtgtgttgttcctcgggggtcggattatggaaagcctctaatctctttttgacaacttgctggatcatgtcatctggatatccgttatttgtgagcagctgttgaactctgttgatttcttcgttagtcgctttccacgtggaacagtgtgttatggcacgttttatgtatgcatttaccacagatcgtttatatgcatcagggcattctcctctagcgttaagcatcttccagcgtctgtcctTTTTAGTGTAtaacggtggtattgtatttgttgttcttttgggtcacaagtacgtccagaaagggagcatcttctcatcacttctttctacgtaaaatttaatgtagaatttgctggagtttatttactaattcttctatgtcattgtcgcccttttttgttgtgataaagagattatcaatatatctcccatagattctgggttttgggtgttcttcaaaagtgacctcttctgtgtgtgccatatatgcgtttgcgaaaagaaccccgaggggggaacccattgccacgcgtccttttgtcgatatatttcgcccctatgtgagaggaatggggcttcctttgtacatgcttccagcatctcttttaagatttttcggggatcggtaatggtggtttctcagagcggtatatcttgtccatgatgatttgtattgtttcatccactggtacgttagtaaataaactttcaacgtccagggatgctatgtcttcgtcgggtgcggtgtcttgcagtaggtcgatgaattccgtcgatgatttagcgagaacgttgagtgaatgtacggcgttataatttcgttcaatttcttagccactttatacatggtggatgtcatttgggatataatgggccgtagcgggtttccctgtttgtgaatcttgactgtgcctagcagtatccgggtgcaaagtctccgatgatttttggaaaggcttactgttctctgctctttgttcgctttttctgttagtctcatcattttctttttgaggtcatttgttgggtctttttaagtggctgaaacttattattatcacttagtatattatccatttttgtgtcgtattcatctctattcattatgacgtacactgcggttttatctcctttgcgtattattatggtttcgttttctctcatttcttttgcTGCTTTATTTAaactgtggactgactatgcgactaaaaTAGTTACActtgttctattggcctcacccagtaattcagcgatgcactcttgtttaagttcgattttgcgttcttctttcagtcgcagtagtttatcgattaatacttctgtattaatcctcttggattcagggtgtggttttcgtatgtaatggcagttcaggcctagatttagtaactgctttgGTGTTCACAtcaactctattcctgataggttaatatacccggcttttttctcttcgtttctcactggtccaccgtttaataaatcagaagctttttgctatgccttgcactgactattttcgaatgcttttctatttctctttccacttgttgttgcacagcacattgggtctctgtggtagtagtattacagaattcactccactttgttgctctttcttcttgcagtttggtgatcttttctgctgattcttccattcgtcgtcggaggcatttttccACCTCGTTCCAACTCGACCGTGCCCAGGCCATTATTAATAACTTCTTAGGGCAcaaatttttcacggatacaacattcattgaatagaatggctttctcactgttaaccagctttttgaaattgcttcatattttctaattattttctttacttcattgttcaggttctaatggacacataatggggttctttccatttactccagtatttttacacgcgacagctgtttcgtcaacctatacgtattgacgttttcaagcgtactgatacaaaaatatgttgttgttgtttaagattaagctggctttatgccagcacgagctcttgctcatagagcagcacgTAGGAaaacaaatatgagcctacatgcgttgtgagtcatgaggacggaaaggtagtacattgccagatacctagttttagtATTTACTAAAGACTATAGTGGgacataaaataagacataaataaatatgttaacaacagaaattataataaaaaagttgaaagtgaagttattatatacacattatacataaatatatattaattacatatatgtttgaattcactgaaagtcagtgtgcgctcctgtccgcgtgtggggttttgtcccacgcggttgaaggtctgcctcctacacgagggcaaggaacggtctgcctcaacgttggatgtta is a genomic window of Macrobrachium nipponense isolate FS-2020 chromosome 31, ASM1510439v2, whole genome shotgun sequence containing:
- the LOC135206819 gene encoding craniofacial development protein 2-like, yielding MNERTLLEENENRPERRTAFVARELHRLNLDIVALSETRIAGEGQLCEEGGGYTFFWKGQEPKTPRKHGVGFAVKNCMLFSLTEYPSGLNERLMTLRLNLEGNKHATVISAYAPTLLAEDQTKELFYAALDTALTAIPNEDKVILLGDFNARVGRDSDIWRGTIGKEGVGKINANGTLLLSKCVEHDLVVTNTLFRQKINLKPPGKHPRSKHWHLLDYIIVRSRDQKDVLLTRSVTGSEDCWTDHRLVYSCIRMKILTKKRNAHALKRLKFNVDSLKNDSNKLELQRCLANKLEQEYPPNSC